In the genome of Candidatus Angelobacter sp., the window ACGTCGCGCAACTGTTTCCGTCGCTGGAGCCGCGCCTCGCCGATTTCCTTCGGCGGCAGAAGATCCGGCACTTTGAAATCCGGTTTCGACGGATCGGCGTTCAACACGAACGGATCGTAAGCCTTGCCGAGGAACCCGGCATCCTGGCCGTGCGGCATGTTGCCGCCGGTCGGCCCCATGACCTCGGGCAGAATGACGTTGGCCGGAAGCTCGTTGCGCCGGCCTTTGAGAAACTCGAGCGCGCAACCGGCGTGCGGCGTGTTGACGCCCCCGGTGAACAGACGGCCGGTCTGCATCATCTGGTGACCAGTGTCGTGGACCGCAGCCGCGGTATGGTAACAGGTGCGGACGAGAGAGAATTTGTCAGCCAGTTTCGCGTGAAGCGGAAAGATTTCGGAAATCTGGATGTCGGGATTGTTGGTCTTGATCGGCTTGAACGGCCCGCGGATTTCGCGCGGCGCATCCGGCTTCAGGTCGAAGGTGTCGAGCTGGCTCGGCGCGCCGAGGTTGAAGATCATGATCACGGACTTTTCGTCGTTGCCGCTCTTGACGGCGCCGATTGCCTTCAGAGCCGCCCAGTTCGACAACGTGAACCCGATGGCTCCGAGCGCGCCGACCTGGAGGAAGTCGCGGCGCGTGATGCCGTCGCAGGTGGTGATGGAGCCTTTACCCGTAACTTTCAGCATAAGGTGACACTGGGCAGTTGATTGAAGAACCTAGTCTTCAGATGCTCCACGGACAATAGAGAAAATTGCCAAAGAATATGTAGAATTTTGCAGAAATGATCTGGACTGGGCGTAGGATTGGATCAGCCGTTCGGCGACTTGAAAATGCCCGAGCGAATCCCGTCCCGCACTCAGACGAGTTGAATTGAGGCAACCTGGCGTCAGTGAATAAAATGTTGATGAAGCCCGTGGGTTGCGTATTCTCGTCGCACAAAGCCGTGCAGCGAGCATCTGGTGGAGCTCAGGCGCCCGTGACGAAAATGAAAACCCAGGCAATGAACAAAACGTTTGTGGAGGACCGTTTGGAAAGAAGTGCGTGGCCCGATTGGCTAAGGCGGCTGACCAAGTTTCCCGTTCTTTTCTGTGCCCTTGCCCTTCCCTTATTCGGCTGCAAGACCGAGACCCCGCTCACGGGAAAGGAAATGACGCCTTACGGGACGGTCAAGCTCAGGGAAGGCGACACTGTCGTTATTTCTTTCCCTGGCTCGCCGACTCTTAACGCGACCCAGCAAATTCGTCCCGACGGCAAGATCGCCTTGCAGTTGGTAGGGGAGGTCACGGCAGCGGGAAAAACCCCCGCGGAGTTAGAGAAGGAGCTGCTCAGTGTGTACGATGCACAACTCGTACTGAAACAGGTTTCAGTTGCTTTGCAGTCGGCGGCATACCCGGTTTTTGTAACTGGTTCAGTGGTTCACCCCGGCCGGATCATGCCGGACAGACCGATCTCGGATCTTGAGGCGATCATGGAAGCTGGAGGGTTCGATCCCGCAAAGGCGAACATGACGAGTGTGGTCATCCTTCGGCGCGAAGAAGGCCAACTAAAGCACTACGTCAGAAATCTAAAAAGAGTGCTGGAGGGAAAGAGCGGGAAGCTATTTTACCTCAGACCATCTGACATTATTTACGTGCCGGAAAGGGCGTTTTAGGGCTTAGAGCATTCGAGCGTTGCTCGATTGGACAAGGCTGGCTGAGCAAAACCCGGCAATTCAAATCGGGTCGATCTGCACGGAAAGCTAGTTGGGGTGTCGTACCACCGTTAGCCGGTCCTATAACTCAAGCACACATTCCCTACCTTTGTAGCTTCTGCGAGTCTTCAGGAATGGTTCGATTTTGGCCGAATCAAACGTTACAACTCGAAGCAAACACGAAAGTTACGACGACCTTCAGTCAAGGAGAATGGGCTCCGCGACTTTGAAGTGCAGGTGCATTGCAGAATCAATTCAAACCATGCTGCTCCGGCCAATCGCGTGAGTTGGTACGAGCGTTTATGATTGATTACAAGAGAGTTAGAAAATCAGGAGAGCAGTGGTACAAAAGGAGCTAAATGGGGCGACGTGGCGTCGCATTACACCGACTTCGAGCATAATAACTTGTGAAAGACGTTCTACAAATTGTTTGGGGAGAGGCGAAGGCGGCGGAACATTCGTGCGGCACGCCGGGCTGGAAGCGATGCCTCGACATAGCGTGCATCGCCCTTGCGCTTCCGGCGCTGGCACCGCTCATTCTGATCATCTCGCTTTGGATTCGATTGTCGTCCTCCGGCCCCGTTTTGTTCCGGCAGGAACGTGTCGGATACCGAGGACGCCGCTTCACTTGCTTGAAGTTTCGGTCCATGAAGGTCAATGCGGACAATCGTGTTCACAAGGAGTACCTCAGGGGACTCATCAATTCAGACGTTCCGATGACTAAGATGGATGCCAGGGGCGACTCTCGATTGATTTCCATGGGCGCATTCCTTCGTTCCACCGGGTTGGACGAACTTCCACAACTTATCAACATCCTGCGTGGCGAGATGAGCATCGTGGGTCCGCGGCCCTGCATCCCTTACGAAAGTGACAACTATCTTCCCTGGCAGAAAGAGAGATTTGAGACCCTGCCAGGACTTACCGGTCTCTGGCAAGTCAGTGGAAAGAACAAGACCACTTTCAACGAGATGGTCAATCTCGATATTGCCTACGTGCGGAACAAGTCGCTGTGGCTCGATATTCAAATCATCCTGAAGACGGTTCCGGCCCTCATTTCACAGGTCCGTGAAACTCAGGCGAGTCGGAGAACGCAGTCGGCAGACAAAGTCGTGCTCTCGGCATAATATGAAAAATCAGATCAGCGTCGGAGTTGTTGGCTGCGGGTATTGGGGGCCGAACCTTGTCCGAAATTTTCGGCAGTTGCCGGAGTGCAACCTCAAGTTGATGTGCGATACCAGCGAGCAGCGTCTGGCGCATCTCAGATCGCTGTATCCCGAGGTTGAGGGGCATAAAGACTACGGCCACCTGTTGAATGGCGCCGGGCTTGACGCGGTGATTATCGCAACGCCGGTCCGGTTTCACTACTCGATGGCGAAGGCGAGCCTCCTCGCGGGCAAACACACTTTCATAGAAAAGCCGATGGCGTCATCCGCGGAGGAATGCGAAGAACTTGTTCATATTGCCCAGGAGAAGGGGCTCGTTCTGATGATAGGCCACACCTTTCTGTATTCGCCAGCCGTCAGAAAGATCAAAGAGATCGTTGATCGTGGCGACATTGGCGACATCCGTTATATCAGTTCGCGCCGCCTGAACCTGGGCCTTTTTCAAAAGGACATCAATGTTGCCTGGGACCTCGCTCCGCACGACATCTCGATCATCCTTCACATCCTCGACGAAGTTCCGGTCAGCGTAAATTGCCGCGGCGAAGCCCATGTCACGCCAGGCATCGAAGATGTGACCAACATTCATCTGACATTCCGCAAGCACCGCTCGGCACTGGTGCAGAGCAGCTGGCTCGATCCCAGGAAGGTACGGGAAATGACCATCGTCGGCTCGAAACGCATGATCGTTTACGACGATGTTGCGCCGCTGGAAAAAATAAAAATCTTCGACGCACGGGTGGAAGTACCGCCGCATTATGACAGCTTCGCGGAGTTTCAGTATTCATATCATTACGGCGACATGTATGTGCCGTATCTCAAACAGGAAGAACCGCTCAAAGTGGAATGCCAGCACTTTCTCGACTGTATTCGGAACGGTAAAACTCCGCTGACCAATGGCCAGAGAGGTCTGGAGTTGGTGCGAATACTTGAAGCGGCCTCTGCATCTTTGAAACAAAACGGCGCCGCGATCGACATCTCCACGAGCCAAGACGCCGCTTTCCCAATGGGTGTCTCTAAGGCGCGAGCGGTGCGTGAACCGGCCTTGGTTTGCGCATGAGAAGATCGAAGCCACCCGCGCGACGACTCTACCAACAGATTGCGCCGGACGTAAGACTGGGCCGGGGAGTTCGAATCTTTGGTTTCGTCAATCTTTACGGATGTGAAATTGGCGATGACGTAAAGATTGGCACATTCGTGGAGATTCAAAAGGGCGTCAAAATCGGGAATCGCTGCAAGATTTCCAGCCATACTTTCGTTTGCGAAGGCGTGACATTGGAAGATGAAGTTTTTGTGGGACACAACGTTACTTTCATTAACGATCGTTACCCCCGCGCGACGACGAGGGATGGGCAACTGCAGACTGAAGCGGACTGGAACTGCGCGCCGACGCTCGTGAAAAGGGGCGCATCAATCGGTTCCAGCGCGACGCTTCTTTGCGGGATAACCGTGGGAGAACGCGCGATCGTTGGTGCCGGCAGTGTGGTCACGAAGGATGTGCCGGCACACAGCGTGGTCGTTGGCAATCCTGCGAGGGTGTTGAAGGTGCTTTCGATCAACAAATGATATGCAGGTGCCATTTTTAGACCTAAAGGCTCACCACGATCCTCTGAAAGAGGAGTTGGTGGCCGTCATACGAGAGGTGATCGATAGTACGGCGTTTGCGGGAGGTCCGTTCGTAGCTGCGTTTGAGAAGGACTTCGCTGAGTTTTGCGGGTCTTCGTACGCGGTCGGAGTGGGAAACGGGACGGACGCGCTTTGGTTGACCCTGCTTGGGCTCGGCATCGGAGCAGGTGACGAGGTGATCACTGCACCGATGACCTTTATGGCCACGGCCGAGGCGATCAGCTATTGCGGAGCAAAGCCGGTGTTTGTCGACATTGACGAACGGACCTATACATTGGATCCCCGTCTGCTCGAGCGAGCCATTAGTCCAAGGACAAAGGCAATCATTCCGGTTCACCTCTTCGGTCAGACGGCGGACCTGGATCCGATTCTGGAGATCGCCCGGCGCCACAAGTTGCATGTAATTGAAGATGCATGTCAGGCACACGGTGCCGAATACAACCACCGAAAAGCCGGATCGATTGGGATTGCCGGCTGCTTCAGTTTTTACCCCGGAAAAAATCTGGGCGCGCTTGGAGAAGCTGGCGCGGTCGTTACGGACAACGAGGAACTCAGGAACACGCTTCAAACGCTGCGTGATCATGGGCAGGCGAAGAAATACCACCACACCATGGTAGGTTGGAATGCGCGAATGGATGGTATTCAGGGTGCCGCGCTTCGAGTGAAATTGAGGCACTTGGATCGAGCGAACGAAGCCAGACGTGCAAACGCAGCGCTCTATAAAGAGCAATTGGCGGGTGTAGGCGAACTGATTCTCCCTGGAGAGGCTGTCTCTTCCCGCCACGTTTACCACCTCTATGTCGTACGAACGCAGAACCGCGACAAGGTGCTGCAAACGATGGCGGAGAGGGGAGTTGCGTGCGGAATCCATTATCCTATTCCGGTGCATCTCCAGGAGGCGTACCGGTTTCTGGGGTGCCGCAAGGGTTCATTTCCGGTCGCCGAGCGCTGCGCGGACGAATTCCTATCCATACCGATGTACCCCGAATTGACGGCGGAGCAAATTGGGGTGGTTGTTCGTGAACTAAAGGACGTGCTGTGTGTTCCCTGGAGGAGCCATGCGCCTGTTACGTAAGGAGTGCCTGATCCTTTCGAGCCCCACAAAGCGCTCCCGGGGTTCGACCTCAAACCCAAATTCGTGGGATCCTAAACTGCGAGAACCAAGGGCGAAAATCTACCGAAGCTCCACCCTGACTTCCGAACCATCGGACCATCTGTCGTCTGGCGAGTTGGGCTTGAATATGGCGCACAAGGTTTTGCGCTGGATTGAGGGCGGTATTTTGGCCGATTTTTCGTTTACCCCCATCTTGTCGTCCCTTATGATGGCCAAGCTAATGCACAGCCTCCAGTCCCGAAGCGCAATGAATCTCTGATTGCAGTTACTAACTGACGAATGCCAATCCGGATGAACACAGAGGGAACAATGATGGATGACGAATCCGCAGAAACACGGCCCTCCGGTTTCAGCCTTAAGGACGTTTACTATGTGTTTTTCAGGCACAAAACGATGGTCCTGGTCGGTTTATTCCTCGGGATCGCCAGCTCGGTGGCGGTGTATTTTTACAAGCCCCCCAAATATCAATCCATCGCTGTTCTGTTCGTGCGTTACGTGGTCGAACAGGGCAGCAAGACGTTGGACCCGGCGGCGAACGATTCTCAGATCAAATCGCCTGATTCGGGTGGCGGCGGGATCATAGGCACGGAACGAGTGATTCTTGCCAGTTTTGACTCGGCGAAAGAGGTCGCCGCGATCATCGGGCCCGAGAAGATACTGGCAAAGGTTGGGGGTGGAACCAATCAACTTCAAGCCGCCGGCGTCATCACGGGAGACCTGGCCACGGAAGCGATGGGAAACGACATGATCAAAGTTACTTTTGAGCATCCCGATCCCGCATTGGTCCAACCTGTCCTTCGACAGTTGATTACGAATTATTTTTACCGTCATTACGAATTTCACCAACCGGGTGGTTTTGATGAAGTTCTCGAAAAAAGGGCCGAGGAACTCAGCGTCAGTCTAAAGCAGACCGAAGACAAGCTGACCAAACTCAAAAGAGACGCGGGCGTGAGCTCACTTGAAGAGACAAAAAAGGCGTACAGCGACCAGATTTCGAAGGTTCGCGCAGACCTGAGTGCCGCCCAGGCCGAACTGGCCGGAGAGAAGGCCGCGCTGTCGGAGCCGGTCGATTCACCGCGGGAGAATACCAACACGACGGTGATTGAACCGAAAGTTCCTTCCGACAAAGTGGACGAGTATCGAAACCTGTCCGCGCGGCTGGATTCGCTCCATAAACAGGAAAATGAGTATCTGGTTCATTATCCAGAGGGGAGCGTTTTTGTAATAAGTGTCCGCGAACGCATTGCGGACCTCGAAAAACTGAGGAGAAAACTCGAAGAGAATTACCCGTCGCTGGCAAAAAGCAGCGTGCTTGCTGCGGGCGCAAGCGGATCGTCAAGCTCGAGCAGTCATGTTGATCCATCCTTGGAACCGGGCCGGAGAGTAGCGGGGCTTGAGGCGAAGGTCAGCGAGTTAAAAAAACAACTCGATGATCTTCACGCCGAAGCCACCAAGGTCGATGAGGCCGAACCTGAAATAGTCCGACTTCAAAGAGAGAGGGATCTGCTCGATAAGAACTATAATTATTGCAAGACCAGCTTGGAACAGTCCAAGGCAAACCAGGCCCTCGGAGCCGGAAAGCTCTCAAACATCGGCCTTGTACAGGAGCCATCGCCACCAGCGAAGGATTACAAGAAGACGCTGAAAAGGATGGGAATAGCGTTCGCGTTCTGGTTTTTTGGCGGCGTCGGGCTCGCCTTTCTCATCGAGTTGGTCCTTGACCATTCGGTCCGACGTTCGGAGGAGATACCGACGAAGCTGCGCCTGCCACTTTTCCTTACGATTCCTCTTTTGAACCACCAGCGCCAAGCAGTCCGGCTTGGTCGGACCGAAGGTGCCAGCGCAGGACCGGAAGGTGGTGGGCCGGGCAGTGAAGGGGCTTCGGTGGTGGACACACGGAGTGTTGACAGGCCCGTTCCCACGACAGCTTCACCTCCTGAGGCTCACAATGGGTTGCGCGCCTATTACGACGCTCTGCGCAATCGCCTAATCACATATTTCGAAATGAACAACATGACCCACCGGCCGAAGATGATCGCGATTACCAGTTGTTCGAAAGGGGCCGGTGTTACCTCCACGGCGTCCGGACTTGCGGCGACCCTCTCGGAAACAGGGGACGGTAACGTCCTTTTGGTGGATATGAACTCTGGCCAGGGCGCGGCCCATCCGTTTTATCGAGGGAAACCAGCCTGTGGCCTCGCCGATGTTTTGGAGGCTGGGAAGCGATCTTCCGCATCGGCAGGTGCGGGTAATCTCTATCTGGCGTCCGTCGGTGGTGCGAAAGAAACGCTCCCTTGTTCTTTACCCGAACGGTTCACCGATTTGGTGCCAAAATTAAAAATGAGCGACTACGACTATATCATCTTTGATATGCCGGCGGTCAGTCAGACAAGTGTCACATCGATGGTGGCTACGTACATGGATTTGGTACTGCTCTTGATCGAGTCGGAAAAAACGAATCGCGCCCTGGTCGAGCAGGCGGGCTCGTTGCTTGCCGAATCGAAAGTGAATGTCAAAGCAGTTTTGAACAAGTATCGGCGCTATGTCCCTGACAGTCTTCAACCGGAACTGTGAATATCCATCGCTGTTCGCTGCCCTTCTTTCGTTGCAGGCGCTCGGACGCTGAGGCTTTGTCCCGTCCTTTAATTCGCTTTATTGTCGGCGTTTTCGATTGGGTGCCGTACCGCAGTCTTGTTCGGGTGAAGCAGAAACATTTTCTCCAATCGATGTCCGGGAGTGGCCCCTCTCTTGGGAATTCGCTCATCGACTTTTGCCCGGGGCGAGCCGGTTCTGTCGCTGTTTTCCGGCCCCGCTTGGGTCTGATTGCAGAATCGATCCGGATTTCAGTTCAATCAGGGATAGGTTTGAACTGATGCGTTGGTGCGGTTCGATTGGCGGACGTTGACTTGTATCCGCGCGCGGAGTTTATGGACTGCACTCGGGGCGTGGTGCGCTGTCAGCCGAGGGGTGCGCGAATTGACGGGGACGAAGTGTGCCCGTCGCCGAAGAGCGGTTAT includes:
- a CDS encoding polysaccharide biosynthesis/export family protein, whose product is MKTQAMNKTFVEDRLERSAWPDWLRRLTKFPVLFCALALPLFGCKTETPLTGKEMTPYGTVKLREGDTVVISFPGSPTLNATQQIRPDGKIALQLVGEVTAAGKTPAELEKELLSVYDAQLVLKQVSVALQSAAYPVFVTGSVVHPGRIMPDRPISDLEAIMEAGGFDPAKANMTSVVILRREEGQLKHYVRNLKRVLEGKSGKLFYLRPSDIIYVPERAF
- a CDS encoding sugar transferase yields the protein MKDVLQIVWGEAKAAEHSCGTPGWKRCLDIACIALALPALAPLILIISLWIRLSSSGPVLFRQERVGYRGRRFTCLKFRSMKVNADNRVHKEYLRGLINSDVPMTKMDARGDSRLISMGAFLRSTGLDELPQLINILRGEMSIVGPRPCIPYESDNYLPWQKERFETLPGLTGLWQVSGKNKTTFNEMVNLDIAYVRNKSLWLDIQIILKTVPALISQVRETQASRRTQSADKVVLSA
- a CDS encoding Gfo/Idh/MocA family oxidoreductase — encoded protein: MKNQISVGVVGCGYWGPNLVRNFRQLPECNLKLMCDTSEQRLAHLRSLYPEVEGHKDYGHLLNGAGLDAVIIATPVRFHYSMAKASLLAGKHTFIEKPMASSAEECEELVHIAQEKGLVLMIGHTFLYSPAVRKIKEIVDRGDIGDIRYISSRRLNLGLFQKDINVAWDLAPHDISIILHILDEVPVSVNCRGEAHVTPGIEDVTNIHLTFRKHRSALVQSSWLDPRKVREMTIVGSKRMIVYDDVAPLEKIKIFDARVEVPPHYDSFAEFQYSYHYGDMYVPYLKQEEPLKVECQHFLDCIRNGKTPLTNGQRGLELVRILEAASASLKQNGAAIDISTSQDAAFPMGVSKARAVREPALVCA
- a CDS encoding acyltransferase, yielding MRRSKPPARRLYQQIAPDVRLGRGVRIFGFVNLYGCEIGDDVKIGTFVEIQKGVKIGNRCKISSHTFVCEGVTLEDEVFVGHNVTFINDRYPRATTRDGQLQTEADWNCAPTLVKRGASIGSSATLLCGITVGERAIVGAGSVVTKDVPAHSVVVGNPARVLKVLSINK
- a CDS encoding DegT/DnrJ/EryC1/StrS family aminotransferase, whose product is MQVPFLDLKAHHDPLKEELVAVIREVIDSTAFAGGPFVAAFEKDFAEFCGSSYAVGVGNGTDALWLTLLGLGIGAGDEVITAPMTFMATAEAISYCGAKPVFVDIDERTYTLDPRLLERAISPRTKAIIPVHLFGQTADLDPILEIARRHKLHVIEDACQAHGAEYNHRKAGSIGIAGCFSFYPGKNLGALGEAGAVVTDNEELRNTLQTLRDHGQAKKYHHTMVGWNARMDGIQGAALRVKLRHLDRANEARRANAALYKEQLAGVGELILPGEAVSSRHVYHLYVVRTQNRDKVLQTMAERGVACGIHYPIPVHLQEAYRFLGCRKGSFPVAERCADEFLSIPMYPELTAEQIGVVVRELKDVLCVPWRSHAPVT